In Notolabrus celidotus isolate fNotCel1 chromosome 10, fNotCel1.pri, whole genome shotgun sequence, one DNA window encodes the following:
- the usp9 gene encoding ubiquitin specific peptidase 9 isoform X4, which produces MTATTRGSPVGGNDSQGQGQAPDAQSQPPLPQNQTSSPNSSNENSPVSPPDEQAQGDVPPQLEEEEPAFPHTDLAKLDDMINRPRWVVPVLPKGELEVLLEAAIDLSKKGLDVKCEACQRFFRDGLTISFTKILTDEAVSGWKFEIHRCIINNTHRLVELCVAKLSQDWFPLLELLAMATNPHCKFHIYNGTRPSETVPAGAQLADDELFARPPDPRSPKGWLVDLINKFGTLNGFQMLHDRFMSGQALNVQIIAALIKPFGQCYEFLTLHTVKKYFLPVIEMVPQFLENLTDEELKKEAKNEAKNDALSMIIKSLKNLASRVPGQEETVKNLEIFRLKMILRLLQISSFNGKMNALNEVNKVISSVSYYTHRHNPEEEEWLTAERMAEWIQQNHILSIVLRDSLHQPQYVEKLEKILRFVIKEKALTMQDLDNIWAAQAGKHEAIVKNVHDLLAKLAWDFSPEQLDHLFDCFKASWTNASKKQREKLLELIRRLAEDDKDGVMAHKVLNLLWNLAHSDDVPVDIMDQALSAHIKILDYSCSQDRDTQKIQWIDRFIEELRTNDKWVIPALKQIREICSLFGEAPQNLRKKMPINIQTSLEGQTQRSPHVFYRHDLINQLQHNHALVTLVAENLSAYMETMRQFSKEEQAEFDPQTVRPGSRYSHVQEVQERLNFLRFLLKDGQLWLCAPQAKQIWKCLAENAVFLCDREACFKWYSKLMGDEPDLDPDINKDFFENNVLQLDPSLLTENGMKCFERFFKAVNCREGKLVAKRRAYMMDDLELIGLDYLWRVVIQGSDDIASRAIDLLKEIYTNLGPKLQVNQVEIHEDFIQSCFDRLKASYDTLCVLDGDKDSINCARQEAIRMVRVLTVLKEYINECDSDYHEERTILPMSRAFRGKHITLIVRFPNQGRQVDDLDIWSHTNDTIGSVRRGILNRIKANAAHTKIELFIGGEVVDPADDRKLIGQLNLKDKTLITAKLTQVSANMPSSPDSSSDSSTGSPGNHGNHYSDGPNPEVESCLPGVIMSLHLRYISFLWQVADLGCNLNMPLLRDGARVLMKLMPPDNTTVENLRAVCLDHAKLGENSLSPSLDSRFFGPSPSQVLYLIEVVYALLMPASATLGEDASDFQYNFLKSGGLPLVLSMLTRNNFLPSADMETRRGAYLNALKIAKLLLTAVGFGHVKAVAEACQPNAEGNIPVSPINQATHDQALVLQSALQNIPNPASECMLRNVAIRLAQQISDEVSKYIPDICVIRAVQKIVWASGCGTVQLVFSSNEEISKIYEKTNAAKEPDGEDEQVCCEALEVMTLCFALMPTALDTLSKEKAWQTFIIDLLLHCHSKSVRQMAQEQFFLMATRCCMGHRPLLFFITLLFTVLGSTAKERAKHAGDYFTLLRHLLNYAYNSNINLPNAEVLLNNEIDWLKRIRDEVKRTGETGVEETILEGHLGVTKELLAFQTPEKKYYIGCEKGGANLIKELIDDFIFPASNVYLQYMKSGEFPTEQAIPVCSTPASINAGFELLVALAVGCVRNLKQIVDTLTDMYYLGCETLTEWEYLPPVGPRPNKGFVGLKNAGATCYMNSVIQQLYMIPPIRNGILAIEGTGTDVDDDMSGDEKQENESNVDPRDEVFSYHHQFDDKPSSKSEDRKEYNIGVLRHLQVIFGHLAASRLQYYVPRGFWKQFRLWGEPVNLREQHDALEFFNSLVDSLDEALKALGHPAMLSKVLGGSFADQKICQGCPHRYECEESFTTLNVDIRNHQNLLDSMEQYVKGDLLEGANAYHCEKCNKKVDTVKRLLIKKLPPVLAIQLKRFDYDWERECAIKFNDYFEFPRELDMEPYTVAGVAKLEGDDVNPENQVIQQNEPSEPTPPGSSKYRLVGVLVHSGQASGGHYYSYIIQRNGGDGEKNRWYKFDDGDVTECKMDDEEEMKNQCFGGEYMGEVFDHMMKRMSYRRQKRWWNAYILFYERMDSLDKDSELVKYISELAISSTKPNQVKMPGVIECSVRKQNVQFMHNRMQYSLEYFQFIKKLLTCNSVYLNPPPGQDHLLPEAEEIAMISAQLAARFLFSTGFHTKKVVRGPASDWYDALCILLRHSKNVRYWFAHNVLFAYPNRFSEYLLECPSAEVRGAFAKLIVFIAHFSLQDGPCPSPTASPGPSAQGCDNLSLSDHLLRAVLNLLRREVSEHGRHLQQYFNLFVMYANLGLAEKTQLLKLNVPATFMLVALDEGPGPPIKYQYAELGKLYTVVSQLVRCCDVSSRMQSSINGNPPLPNPYGDTNLTAPVMPVQQLVAEILFVRTSYVKKIIEDCSNSEETVKLLRFSCWENPQFSSTVLSELLWQVAYSYTYELRPYLDLLLQILLIEDSWQTHRIHNVLKGIPDDRDGLFDTIQRSKNHYQKRAYQCIKCMVALFSNCSVAYQILQSNGDLKRKWTWAVEWLGDELERRPYTGNPQYTYNNWSPPVQSNETSNGYFLERSHSARMTLAKACELCPEELKCTQGSPGKEPDEQEAPDDQDSSPPEDTSLYPHSPGTTQFQQNNHPHGQPYTGPAAQHMNNPQRPGPASAPTPGPTQTPTPTPAPGPTPGPGPGPGPRAQENWESTEEVAPTPTTTPAPTTTTTTTTTTTTSTPAPAPPKE; this is translated from the exons ATGACGGCCACCACGCGTGGCTCTCCGGTGGGGGGCAATGACAGTCAGGGCCAGGGCCAGGCACCTGATGCTCAGAGCCAACCCCCTCTGCCACAGAACCAG ACATCATCTCCTAACTCATCTAATGAGAACTCTCCAGTGAGCCCACCAGATGAGCAGGCCCAGGGGGACGTGCCCCCTCagctggaagaggaggagcccGCCTTCCCTCACACTGACCTAGCCAAGCTGGATGATATGATCAACAG gcCTCGCTGGGTTGTTCCAGTTTTGCCAAAAGGAGAGTTGGAAGTCCTTTTGGAGGCTGCTATAGACCTGAGTAAAAAAG GACTGGATGTGAAGTGTGAGGCGTGTCAGAGGTTTTTCCGAGATGGTCTAACCATCTCCTTCACAAAGATCCTGACAGATGAGGCTGTCAGCGGCTGGAAGTTTGAGATCCAT aggtGTATCATCAATAACACACACCGGTTGGTGGAGCTGTGTGTGGCCAAGCTCTCTCAGGACTGGTTTCCTCTACTGGAGCTTCTGGCAATGGCCACCAACCCTCACTGCAAGTTCCACATCTACAACGGCACTCGGCCCTCTGAGACTGTCCCCGCCGGAGCGCAGCTGGCCGACGATGAGCTCTTCGCCCGACCACCAGACCCACGCTCCCCTAAG GGCTGGTTGGTGGACTTAATAAACAAATTTGGCACGTTAAACGGGTTTCAAATGTTGCACGATCGCTTCATGAGCGGCCAAGCACTGAACGTCCAGATCATCGCTGCACTTATCAA GCCTTTTGGCCAGTGTTACGAGTTCCTCACATTGCACACAGTAAAGAAGTACTTCCTTCCAGTCATCGAGATGGTTCCACAGTTTCTAGAGAATCTAACAGATGAGGAGCTGAAGAAAGAGGCCAAGAACGAAGCCAAAAACGACGCACTGTCCATGATAATCAAGTCTCTGAAGAATCTGGCTTCTCGTGTACCAGGGCAGGAGGAGACTGTGAAGAATTTAGAGATTTTTAGGTTAAAAATGATTCTTAG GTTATTGCAAATTTCTTCTTTCAACGGCAAAATGAATGCACTAAATGAAGTCAACAAGGTGATCTCCAGTGTGTCTTACTACACTCATCGGCATAAccctgaagaggaggagtggcTGACTGCAGAGCGCATGGCG GAGTGGATCCAGCAGAACCACATCCTGTCGATCGTGCTGAGGGACAGCTTGCATCAGCCGCAGTACGTAGAGAAACTGGAGAAGATCCTTCGCTTCGTTATCAAAGAGAAAGCGCTTACAATGCAGGATTTGGACAACATCTGGGCTGCACAG GCTGGTAAGCATGAGGCCATCGTCAAGAATGTCCACGACCTCCTGGCCAAGCTGGCATGGGACTTCTCCCCTGAGCAGCTTGATCACCTCTTTGACTGCTTCAAG GCAAGCTGGACAAACGCCAGCAAGAAGCAGCGCGAAAAACTGCTGGAGCTCATCCGGCGCTTGGCTGAGGATGATAAGGACGGAGTGATGGCCCACAAGGTCCTCAACCTGCTGTGGAACCTGGCACACAGCGATGATGTGCCCGTGGACATCATGGACCAGGCTCTTAGTGCTCACATTAAGATATTGGATTACAGTTGCTCCCAG GACAGGGACACGCAGAAGATTCAGTGGATAGATCGCTTCATAGAGGAGTTACGAACCAACGACAAATGGGTGATCCCTGCCCTGAAGCAAATCAGAGAAATCTGTAGCCTCTTTGGAGAAGCCCCCCAAAACCTTAG AAAGAAAATGCCAATTAACATACAAACGAGCTTAGAAGG TCAAACCCAGAGAAGTCCCCATGTGTTTTACCGCCATGACCTGATCAACCAGCTGCAGCATAACCACGCTCTGGTCACCCTGGTGGCTGAGAACCTCTCGGCCTACATGGAGACGATGAGGCAGTTctctaaag AGGAACAAGCTGAGTTTGACCCCCAGACGGTCAGGCCAGGAAGCCGCTACAGCCATGTCCAGGAAGTACAGGAGAGGCTCAACTTCCTAAG GTTCCTCCTGAAAGATGGCCAGCTGTGGTTGTGTGCCCCTCAGGCCAAGCAGATCTGGAAGTGTCTGGCTGAGAATGCAGTGTTTCTATGTGACCGCGAGGCCTGCTTCAAATG GTACTCAAAGCTGATGGGAGATGAGCCTGACCTGGATCCAGACATCAATAAGGACTTCTTTGAGAACAACGTCCTGCAGTTGGACCCGTCTCTGCTCACAGAGAATGGCATGAAGTGCTTCGAGAGGTTCTTCAAGGCTGTCAACTGCAGGGAGGGCAAGCTGGTAGCAAAGCGCAGAGCCTACATGATGGATGACCTGGAACTAATAGGCTTGGACTACCTCTGGAGG gttGTTATTCAAGGTAGCGATGACATTGCCAGTCGAGCCATAGACCTGCTGAAAGAGATCTACACCAACCTCGGACCAAAACTACAAGTCAACCAG GTTGAAATCCATGAAGATTTCATCCAGTCGTGTTTTGACCGTCTGAAGGCTTCGTAtgacactctgtgtgtgttggacGGAGACAAAGACAGCATCAACTGTGCCCGTCAGGAGGCTATCCGCATGGTGCGAGTTCTCACTGTGCTCAAGGAGTACATCAACGAGTGTGACAGTGACTACCATGAGGAGAGGACTATACTCCCTATGTCAAG AGCTTTTCGTGGGAAGCACATCACATTGATCGTCCGCTTCCCAAACCAGGGGCGCCAAGTGGATGACTTGGATATTTGGTCACACACCAATGACACAATAGGCTCAGTTCGGCGTGGCATCCTGAACAGGATCAAAGCTAATGCTGCGCACACAAAGATAGAGCTTTTTATCGGCGGGGAGGTGGTGGATCCCGCTGACGACAGGAAGCTGATTGGGCAGCTCAATTTGAAGGACAAAACG CTGATCACGGCCAAGCTGACCCAGGTGAGTGCCAACATGCCCTCCAGCCCAGACAGCTCGTCTGACTCATCCACCGGCTCTCCTGGTAACCACGGCAACCACTACAGCGATGGGCCCAACCCTGAGGTGGAGAGCTGTCTTCCTGGTGTG ATTATGTCGCTGCATCTGCGCTACATCTCCTTCCTGTGGCAGGTGGCAGATCTGGGTTGTAACCTCAACATGCCACTACTCAGAGATGGAGCTCGAGTTCTCATGAAGCTCATGCCCCCAG ATAACACTACAGTGGAGAACCTGCGAGCGGTGTGTCTGGACCACGCTAAGCTTGGGGAGAACAGCCTCAGCCCTTCCTTGGACTCGCGCTTCTTTGGCCCCTCACCCTCACAAGTGCTCTACCTCATTGAG GTTGTTTATGCTCTGCTGATGCCAGCCAGTGCCACTCTGGGCGAGGACGCCAGTGACTTCCAGTACAACTTCTTAAAGAGTGGCGGACTGCCCCTGGTGTTGAGCATGCTCACCAGAAACAACTTCCTCCCATCAGCTGACATGGAGACACGGCGTGGAGCATACCTCAACGCTCTGAAGATCGCTAAGCTCCTCCTCACTGCTGTAGGCTTTGGGCATGTGAAAGCTGTGGCTGAGGCCTGCCAGCCCAACGCTGAGGGGAATATTCCTGTCTCACCG ATAAATCAGGCCACTCATGACCAGGCTCTGGTCCTCCAGAGTGCCCTGCAAAACATCCCCAACCCTGCCTCCGAGTGCATGCTGCGCAATGTAGCTATCCGCCTAGCCCAGCAGATTTCCGATGAG GTATCGAAGTACATCCCAGACATTTGTGTGATCAGAGCGGTGCAGAAAATAGTGTGGGCATCCGGCTGTGGCACAGTACAGCTCGTCTTTAGTTCAAATGAAGAAATCAGCAAGATATATGAAAAG ACGAACGCAGCTAAGGAGCCAGATGGGGAAGATGAGCAGGTGTGCTGTGAGGCCCTGGAAGTGATGACGCTGTGTTTCGCCCTCATGCCCACGGCTCTGGATACGCTAAGTAAAGAGAAGGCCTGGCAGACCTTCATCATAGACCTGCTGCTACACTGCCACAGCAA ATCTGTGCGTCAAATGGCCCAGGAGCAGTTCTTCCTCATGGCAACTAGGTGCTGTATGGGTCATAgacccctcctcttctttatcACCCTGCTCTTCACCGTGCTGGGG AGCACAGCCAAGGAGCGAGCCAAACATGCTGGAGACTACTTCACTTTACTCCGACACCTTCTGAACTATGCTTACAACAGCAACATCAACCTGCCAAATGCTGAGGTGCTGCTCAACAACGAGATCGACTGGCTCAAACGGATAAGG GATGAAGTCAAGAGGACGGGGGAGACTGGTGTGGAGGAGACCATCCTGGAGGGCCATCTCGGAGTCACCAAAGAGCTTCTAGCTTTCCAGACACCAGAGAAGAAGTATTACATCGGCTGTGAGAAGGGAGGCGCAAACCTCATCAAG GAGCTGATCGACGACTTCATCTTCCCTGCATCTAATGTGTACCTGCAGTACATGAAGAGTGGGGAGTTCCCCACAGAGCAGGCCATCCCGGTGTGCAGCACTCCCGCTTCCATCAACGCTGGCTTTGAGCTCCTGGTGGCTCTGGCTGTCGGCTGTGTCCGCAACCTCAAGCAAATAGTTGACACCCTAACTGACATGTACTATTTAG GTTGTGAGACACTGACGGAGTGGGAGTACTTGCCTCCGGTGGGGCCGCGGCCAAATAAAGGATTTGTGGGTTTAAAGAACGCAGGGGCCACCTGTTATATGAACTCTGTCATTCAGCAGCTGTACATGATCCCTCCAATCCGCAACGGCATCCTAGCCATCGAGGGCACAGGCACAGACGTGGATGATGACATGTCAGGGGATGAGAAGCAGGAGAACGAG AGTAACGTGGATCCCCGGGACGAAGTGTTCAGCTACCACCATCAATTTGATGACAAACCCTCCAGTAAGTCAGAGGACAGGAAAGAGTACAACATCGGGGTACTGCGTCACCTTCAGGTCATTTTTGGTCATCTGGCTGCGTCCAGGCTGCAGTACTACGTCCCAAGAGGATTCTGGAAACAGTTCAG GTTATGGGGAGAGCCAGTGAACTTGAGAGAGCAACATGACGCTCTGGAGTTTTTCAACTCTTTGGTGGACAGTCTGGACGAAGCTCTGAAAGCCTTAGGCCACCCCGCCATGCTCAGCAAGGTGCTGGGAGGGTCCTTCGCAGATCAAAAGATCTGTCAGGGATGCCCCCACAG GTATGAGTGTGAGGAGTCATTCACAACACTCAATGTAGATATCAGAAACCACCAGAACCTGTTGGACTCAATGGAGCAGTACGTTAAAGGAGATCTGCTTGAGGGAGCCAACGCCTACCACTGTGAGAAGTGTAATAAAAAG GTGGACACAGTAAAGCGCCTGCTGATTAAGAAGCTCCCCCCTGTCCTGGCCATCCAGCTGAAGCGCTTCGACTAcgactgggagagagagtgtgccATCAAGTTCAACGACTACTTTGAGTTCCCCAGGGAGCTCGACATGGAGCCGTACACGGTAGCCGGCGTGGCCAAGCTGGAGGGCGATGACGTCAACCCGGAGAACCAGGTGATCCAGCAGAATGAGCCCTCTGAGCCCACACCTCCAGGGAGCTCCAAGTACCGTCTGGTGGGAGTGCTGGTCCACTCAGGCCAGGCCAGCGGCGGACACTACTATTCCTACATAATCCAGAGGAACGGCGGTGACGGTGAAAAGAACCGCTGGTATAAGTTTGACGATGGTGACGTGACTGAGTGCAAGATGGACgatgaggaggagatgaagaaccAGTGCTTTGGAGGGGAATACATGGGTGAGGTGTTCGATCACATGATGAAAAGGATGTCGTACAGGAGGCAGAAGCGCTGGTGGAACGCCTACATCCTTTTCTATGAGCGCATGGACTCACTGGACAAGGACAGCGAGCTTGTCAAATACATCTCAGAGTTGGCCATCTCCTCCACCAAGCCTAATCAGGTCAAGATGCCTGGTGTCATCGAGTGCAGCGTCCGCAAGCAGAACGTCCAATTCATGCACAACAGAATGCAATACAGCCTGGAATATTTCCAGTTCATTAAGAAACTTCTGACCTGTAACAGTGTCTATTTAAACCCTCCTCCAG GACAAGACCATCTTCTGCCCGAGGCAGAGGAGATTGCTATGATAAGTGCTCAGCTGGCTGCTAGGTTCCTCTTCAGCACAGGTTTTCACACCAAGAAAGTAGTACGGGGTCCTGCCAGTGACTG GTATGACGccctctgcatcctgctgagacacagTAAGAATGTACGCTATTGGTTTGCACACAACGTTCTGTTCGCCTACCCCAACCGCTTCTCGGAGTACCTGCTCGAGTGCCCGAGCGCTGAGGTCCGTGGCGCGTTTGCCAAGCTCATTGTCTTCATCGCTCATTTCTCCCTGCAAGACGGCCCCTGCCCCTCCCCCACTGCCTCACCCGGACCCTCTGCTCAG GGCTGTGACAACCTCAGTCTTAGCGACCACCTGTTGAGAGCTGTACTCAACCTGCTCAGAAGAGAGGTCTCTGAACATGGCCGTCACCTGCAGCAGTACTTCAACCTCTTTGTCATGTATGCCAACCTTG GCCTGGCAGAGAAGACGCAGCTGCTGAAGCTGAACGTCCCCGCCACCTTCATGTTGGTCGCTCTGGATGAAGGTCCCGGCCCTCCTATTAAGTACCAGTACGCTGAGCTGGGCAAGCTTTACACTGTGGTCTCCCAGCTGGTCCGATGCTGTGACGTCTCTTCACGCATGCAGTCCTCCATCAATG GTAATCCTCCTCTCCCTAACCCGTACGGAGACACAAACCTGACAGCCCCAGTGATGCCTGTGCAGCAGCTGGTGGCAGAGATCCTGTTTGTGAGGACCAGCTACGTGAAGAAGATCATCGAAGActgcagcaactcagaggagaCAGTGAAGCTGCTTCGCTTCAGCTGCTGGGAGAACCCTCAGTTCTCCTCCACTGTGCTCAGCGAGCTGCTCTGGCAG GTGGCGTACTCCTATACATATGAGCTGAGGCCTTACCTGGACTTGCTGCTACAGATCCTGCTCATAGAGGACTCCTGGCAGACACACAG gaTCCACAATGTGCTGAAGGGCATTCCCGACGACAGGGACGGGCTTTTCGACACGATTCAGCGCTCAAAGAACCACTACCAGAAACGAGCCTACCAGTGCATCAAGTGCATGGTGGCACTCTTTAGCAACTGTTCTGTGGCTTACCAGATCCTACAG AGTAATGGTGACTTGAAACGAAAATGGACGTGGGCAGTGGAGTGGTTAGGAGACGAGCTGGAGAGGAGACCATACACAGGGAACCCCCAGTACACCTACAACAACTGGTCTCCTCCCGTTCAGAGCAATGAAACCTCCAATGGGTATTTCCTGGAGCGCTCCCACAGTGCGCGTATGACACTGGCCAAAGCCTGCGAGCTTTGTCCTGAAGAG CTCAAGTGTACTCAGGGAAGCCCAGGGAAG GAACCAGATGAACAGGAAGCACCTGATGATCAAGACTCCTCCCCACCTGAGGACACATCTCTGTACCCTCATTCTCCTGGAACCACCCAGTTTCAGCAG AACAACCACCCTCACGGGCAGCCGTACACCGGGCCTGCTGCTCAGCACATGAACAACCCCCAGCGTCCTGGTCCTGCCTCCGCCCCGACTCCAGGCCCCACCCAGACCCCGACCCCGACCCCAGCCCCTGGTCCCACACCTGGCCCTGGCCCTGGCCCAGGTCCGCGAGCACAAGAGAACTGGGAGAGCACCGAGGAGGTCGCCCccacccccaccaccaccccagcccccaccaccaccaccaccaccaccaccaccaccaccacctctacCCCGGCGCCCGCCCCACCTAAGGAGTAA